The Pelosinus sp. IPA-1 genome contains a region encoding:
- a CDS encoding response regulator transcription factor has translation MACEKVLVVDDDAKIIKIVCHCLEKAGFLTLTAVDGEQALQVVEAEEPDLVVLDLMLPKLNGLDVCRILIEEHDIPVIILSAKGDELDRITGFRMGVDDYLSKPFSPMELVLRVQAVLRRASGLKKRENSQALVRGGLEVDPKTRRVAVDGKMVSLTGKEFELLWLLFSNPQQVFTRMQLLKKVWHSDYQGDENTVTVHVRRLREKVEPDPAEPRYIKTVWGLGYKFEISEKS, from the coding sequence TTGGCTTGTGAAAAAGTTTTGGTAGTAGATGATGATGCTAAAATAATAAAAATTGTATGCCATTGTTTAGAAAAAGCAGGCTTTTTGACGCTCACGGCTGTTGATGGGGAACAGGCCTTGCAAGTTGTAGAAGCAGAAGAGCCCGATTTGGTGGTATTAGACTTAATGCTGCCAAAGCTAAATGGATTAGATGTATGTAGAATACTGATTGAAGAACATGATATTCCGGTTATCATTTTATCTGCTAAGGGTGATGAATTGGACAGAATTACTGGCTTTAGGATGGGGGTAGACGATTATCTGTCCAAGCCTTTCAGCCCTATGGAACTGGTTCTTAGGGTGCAAGCCGTTCTGCGCCGGGCTAGCGGTCTGAAAAAGCGAGAGAACAGTCAAGCGTTGGTCCGCGGTGGCCTAGAGGTAGATCCGAAAACCCGCAGGGTGGCTGTGGATGGCAAGATGGTCAGTCTTACAGGAAAAGAGTTTGAACTGCTATGGTTGTTATTTAGTAATCCACAGCAGGTATTTACGCGGATGCAATTGTTGAAGAAAGTGTGGCATAGTGATTACCAGGGAGATGAAAATACCGTGACGGTTCATGTGCGGCGACTGCGAGAAAAGGTTGAGCCCGACCCGGCTGAACCTCGGTATATCAAAACGGTATGGGGACTAGGATATAAGTTTGAAATCAGTGAAAAATCATAA
- a CDS encoding heme exporter protein CcmB — MPHKKSIWDNACLAIMTKDVLCEFRTRYAFGSLIMFALMTLSSVSISIGSTSLPAEFAAVLLWVVLFFCAMAGLSRSFVQEQESGTMFTLRLYAGPQAVLFGKMLFNLLLLLALTILVIPLFILFLNVDIQLPGLLMMVLLLGDIGIVAVSTLTAAMLARTQGKGSLFTVLTFPVLLPQFLSAISGTVKAISGVDISWQELMFMVSYDVIIIIAASILFDYLWYD; from the coding sequence ATGCCACACAAAAAATCAATTTGGGATAATGCCTGCTTAGCGATAATGACCAAAGATGTTCTGTGTGAATTTCGAACTCGTTACGCCTTTGGTAGTTTGATAATGTTTGCTTTAATGACTCTTTCTAGTGTGAGCATAAGTATTGGTAGTACCTCGTTACCAGCAGAATTTGCTGCTGTATTACTCTGGGTAGTATTGTTTTTTTGCGCGATGGCCGGATTATCGCGGAGCTTTGTCCAGGAACAGGAATCAGGGACAATGTTTACCTTGCGGCTGTATGCAGGTCCTCAGGCCGTTCTTTTTGGGAAAATGCTATTTAATCTACTGCTGTTACTAGCACTGACAATACTTGTCATTCCTCTATTTATTTTATTTTTAAATGTGGATATACAGTTACCAGGTTTACTAATGATGGTACTGCTATTAGGGGATATAGGAATTGTAGCAGTGTCTACGTTAACAGCAGCTATGTTGGCCAGAACCCAGGGGAAAGGATCGTTGTTCACGGTGCTGACGTTTCCTGTGTTGTTACCCCAGTTTTTAAGTGCCATTAGCGGCACTGTTAAGGCTATTTCTGGCGTGGACATCAGCTGGCAAGAACTCATGTTTATGGTCAGTTATGATGTAATAATCATTATTGCAGCCTCTATTTTATTTGATTATCTTTGGTATGACTGA
- a CDS encoding ABC transporter ATP-binding protein, with translation MMRKYVNVELTDVGKHYSGKMLFHSIGATAKPGECLVITGRNGSGKSTLMKIIAGLIRPSYGTVRLVANGQQLTANDRFDCIGMVSPEVALYGAMSGYENLKFLAQVRGMNLAKEELSRYLAAVGLEEEQHSQVGAYSTGMRQRLKFAVMLALHSPLWLLDEPSSNLDTEGKELVGKMIRGALGEGTTIIIATNEWWEAEYATQKINLG, from the coding sequence ATGATGAGAAAATATGTGAATGTAGAATTGACAGATGTAGGTAAACACTATTCGGGAAAAATGTTATTCCATTCTATAGGGGCAACTGCTAAGCCGGGTGAATGTTTGGTTATTACAGGGCGAAACGGTTCTGGTAAATCTACGCTAATGAAGATCATTGCGGGGCTAATACGCCCTAGTTATGGCACTGTTCGTTTAGTAGCCAATGGCCAGCAGTTAACCGCTAACGATCGCTTTGATTGTATCGGAATGGTATCCCCAGAAGTCGCCTTGTATGGTGCCATGAGCGGCTATGAAAATTTAAAATTTTTGGCTCAGGTGAGGGGAATGAATCTTGCTAAGGAAGAGTTGTCTCGCTATCTGGCTGCGGTAGGGCTGGAGGAAGAGCAGCACAGTCAAGTTGGAGCGTACTCTACTGGGATGCGGCAACGGCTTAAGTTTGCCGTAATGTTAGCCCTGCATTCACCATTATGGCTTCTGGATGAACCATCTTCTAATTTAGATACTGAGGGTAAAGAGTTAGTGGGCAAAATGATTCGGGGTGCTCTGGGGGAGGGGACTACAATTATAATTGCCACAAATGAATGGTGGGAGGCCGAATATGCCACACAAAAAATCAATTTGGGATAA
- the ccsA gene encoding cytochrome c biogenesis protein CcsA produces the protein MRKYGLILWTIGVVYAVFYQVPPAEGLGYLVRIAFFHIPVAWVSVLAFLLAAVSAIRYLQTRDMKYDWWSSSAATLGLGFCLLATVSGAVFAKLTWGAYWNWDPRQTTIFILLLIYGAYLALRSAIDDEEQRARIAAVYALLSVITVPFLAFIIPRYYFSLHPEPVINSAGHLQMESMMLYVLFAALGACTLMFWHLLSWQVGVKAEKYRQINGKEL, from the coding sequence ATGAGAAAATATGGTCTGATTTTATGGACTATTGGTGTAGTGTATGCTGTGTTTTATCAGGTACCGCCAGCAGAAGGTTTGGGGTATTTAGTGCGAATTGCCTTTTTTCACATCCCTGTGGCTTGGGTCTCGGTGCTTGCATTTTTGTTGGCGGCCGTCAGTGCTATCCGCTATTTACAGACGAGAGACATGAAATATGACTGGTGGAGTTCTTCGGCAGCGACTCTTGGTTTAGGGTTTTGTTTGTTGGCGACAGTGAGTGGTGCCGTTTTCGCAAAACTCACGTGGGGTGCTTATTGGAACTGGGATCCTAGGCAGACGACAATTTTTATTCTATTACTAATTTATGGTGCTTATCTAGCATTAAGATCAGCCATTGACGATGAAGAACAGCGAGCTCGCATTGCGGCTGTTTATGCACTATTGTCCGTTATTACGGTGCCGTTTTTGGCATTTATTATTCCGCGCTATTATTTTTCGCTCCATCCTGAGCCTGTCATTAATAGTGCAGGACATTTGCAAATGGAATCCATGATGTTATATGTCTTATTTGCAGCTCTAGGTGCTTGTACGCTGATGTTTTGGCATTTGCTGTCTTGGCAGGTGGGTGTGAAAGCAGAAAAGTATCGTCAGATTAATGGTAAGGAGTTGTGA
- a CDS encoding cytochrome c maturation protein CcmE, translating to MKQRHIIGIGVILLFAVFSIVNFSSSLTPYVTFAQAKGMSGDVQVRGIIVPSSIMQGDNVRKVKFLLRDESGEEVTVDYTGIKPDGLEQATSVVAVGKYQDGKFVTQKLLVKCPSKYQGSVKQE from the coding sequence ATGAAACAAAGGCATATCATCGGTATCGGCGTAATACTTCTCTTTGCTGTATTTAGCATTGTAAACTTTTCCAGTTCACTTACTCCTTATGTAACTTTTGCTCAGGCAAAAGGAATGTCTGGCGATGTGCAAGTGCGTGGGATTATAGTCCCAAGTAGCATTATGCAAGGGGATAATGTACGTAAAGTGAAGTTTTTGCTGAGGGATGAAAGTGGTGAAGAAGTCACTGTGGACTATACAGGAATCAAACCAGATGGTCTAGAACAGGCCACTAGTGTTGTGGCAGTGGGCAAATACCAAGATGGAAAGTTTGTAACACAGAAGCTCTTAGTGAAATGTCCTTCCAAATATCAAGGGAGTGTGAAACAAGAATGA